From Alphaproteobacteria bacterium, the proteins below share one genomic window:
- a CDS encoding N-acetyltransferase — MRILPERKRHAAAIEALVAASFGPDRMQKTVYKLRENVKPIRQLCTVAIDDKGKLVASLRFWPILINGQWPAVLLGPLAVSPELRGLGFGKALMWHALARCRELGIARIILVGDPEYYNPFGFRRELALHLQLPGWVEERRFLALETIAGSMIGVHGMIGKAEPPPKKKPEPRKAPARKRDRMRDQARKAQAKRRLERRRKAAKRKRG; from the coding sequence ATGCGCATCCTGCCGGAGCGCAAGCGTCACGCCGCCGCCATCGAGGCGCTGGTCGCCGCGTCCTTCGGTCCCGACCGCATGCAGAAGACCGTCTACAAGCTGCGCGAGAACGTCAAACCGATCCGGCAGCTGTGCACGGTGGCGATCGACGATAAGGGCAAGCTGGTGGCCAGCCTCCGGTTCTGGCCGATCCTGATCAACGGGCAGTGGCCGGCGGTGCTGCTGGGGCCGCTCGCCGTGTCGCCCGAGCTGCGTGGCCTGGGCTTCGGCAAGGCGCTGATGTGGCATGCCCTGGCGCGCTGCCGCGAGCTCGGCATCGCGCGCATCATCCTGGTCGGCGATCCCGAGTACTACAACCCGTTCGGCTTCCGCCGCGAGCTGGCGCTGCACCTGCAGCTGCCGGGCTGGGTCGAGGAGCGCCGCTTCCTGGCGCTGGAGACCATCGCCGGCTCGATGATCGGCGTGCACGGCATGATCGGCAAGGCCGAGCCGCCGCCGAAGAAGAAGCCCGAGCCCAGGAAAGCTCCAGCGAGGAAGCGCGACCGCATGCGCGACCAGGCGCGCAAGGCTCAAGCCAAGCGCCGCCTGGAGCGCCGACGCAAGGCGGCGAAGCGCAAGCGCGGCTGA
- a CDS encoding Mrp/NBP35 family ATP-binding protein: MADIDRAAVETALAAVRDPASGKDVVAAGLIDGIATRGGHVQFALKVDPTMGAGIEKLRQACEAAVRAIPGAQSVTAVMTAERPAQRAPAPHHHAGQRAGRAAPGGDAQAALLAPGVKHIVAVASGKGGVGKSTTAVNLALGLVALGRRVGLLDADIYGPSMPRMLKVTEKPQPREGGRILAPIERHGLKTMSIGYLVAEDTPMIWRGPMVQSALEQMLRDVDWGELDVMIVDMPPGTGDAQLTMAQKVKLAGAVIVSTPQDIALIDARKGLNMFRKTAVPVLGFVENMSFFLCPHCGERSEIFGHGGARHEAEKLGVPFLGEVPLHLDIRSHSDDGNPIVAARPEGEHARIYRYIAQRVWSALEGGEQGRPAPRIVIR, translated from the coding sequence ATGGCGGATATCGACCGCGCGGCGGTGGAGACCGCCCTGGCCGCGGTGCGCGATCCGGCGTCGGGCAAGGACGTCGTCGCGGCCGGCCTGATCGACGGCATCGCCACCCGCGGCGGCCATGTCCAGTTCGCGCTGAAGGTCGATCCGACGATGGGCGCGGGCATCGAGAAGCTGCGCCAGGCCTGCGAAGCCGCCGTGCGCGCCATTCCCGGCGCCCAGAGCGTCACCGCCGTGATGACCGCCGAGCGGCCCGCCCAGCGCGCGCCGGCGCCGCACCACCATGCCGGCCAGCGCGCCGGCCGCGCCGCACCCGGCGGCGACGCCCAGGCCGCCCTGCTGGCGCCCGGCGTGAAGCACATCGTCGCCGTCGCCTCGGGCAAGGGCGGCGTCGGCAAGTCGACCACGGCGGTCAACCTGGCGCTGGGCCTGGTCGCGCTGGGCCGCAGGGTCGGCCTGCTCGACGCCGACATCTACGGCCCCTCGATGCCGCGCATGCTGAAGGTCACCGAGAAGCCGCAGCCCAGGGAGGGCGGCCGCATCCTGGCGCCGATCGAGCGCCACGGGCTGAAGACCATGTCGATCGGCTACCTGGTGGCCGAGGACACGCCGATGATCTGGCGCGGCCCGATGGTGCAGAGCGCGCTCGAGCAGATGCTGCGCGACGTCGACTGGGGCGAGCTCGACGTGATGATCGTCGACATGCCGCCGGGCACCGGCGACGCCCAGCTCACCATGGCGCAGAAGGTCAAGCTGGCCGGCGCGGTGATCGTGTCCACGCCGCAGGACATCGCCCTGATCGACGCCCGCAAGGGGCTCAACATGTTCCGCAAGACCGCCGTGCCGGTGCTCGGCTTCGTCGAGAACATGAGCTTCTTCCTCTGCCCGCATTGCGGCGAGCGCTCGGAGATCTTCGGCCATGGCGGCGCGCGGCACGAGGCCGAGAAGCTCGGCGTGCCCTTCCTCGGCGAGGTGCCGCTGCATCTCGACATCCGCAGCCATTCCGACGACGGCAACCCGATCGTCGCCGCCCGGCCCGAGGGCGAGCATGCGCGCATCTACCGCTACATCGCCCAGCGCGTCTGGTCGGCGCTCGAGGGCGGCGAGCAGGGCCGGCCGGCGCCGCGGATCGTCATCCGCTGA
- the hflK gene encoding FtsH protease activity modulator HflK yields MPWNNNTGGGGGPWGGGQGGGPWGGKDNKPRGPFGGGPKPPDLEEVLRKGQDRLKNLMPGGMGSIRGILLIALGVVTVWLLTGFYRVETNQQAIELVFGRPRGAPTGEGLQYNLPGPFGRVIKVDVTNQRSVVIGAGAQPDPRITSRGPRQMATTENLMLTGDENILDVGFVVFWQVADAVKYVFNVPNPDETVKAAAESAMRQVIGRSQLQFAQTEGRSRIELETREEIQRMLDSYGAGIRITQLQLRQSDPPSQVIADFRDVQAARADKERRINEANGYRNEILPRAKGEAETIVQAAEAYRTEILNRAQGDAQRFISVYTQYSVARDITTQRIYLETMEQVLRNVNKVLIDKNGGGVVPYLPLPELRRLQGAPEPAPQQATQGATR; encoded by the coding sequence ATGCCTTGGAATAACAATACCGGCGGCGGCGGTGGTCCGTGGGGCGGCGGCCAGGGTGGCGGACCCTGGGGCGGCAAGGACAACAAGCCGCGCGGCCCGTTCGGCGGCGGCCCCAAGCCGCCCGACCTCGAGGAGGTCCTGCGCAAGGGCCAGGACCGGCTGAAGAATCTCATGCCCGGCGGTATGGGCTCGATACGCGGCATCCTGCTGATCGCGCTCGGCGTCGTGACGGTCTGGCTGCTCACCGGGTTCTATCGCGTCGAGACCAACCAGCAGGCGATCGAGCTGGTGTTCGGCCGGCCGCGCGGCGCGCCGACCGGTGAGGGCCTGCAGTACAACCTGCCCGGCCCGTTCGGCCGCGTCATCAAGGTCGACGTGACCAACCAGCGCTCGGTGGTCATCGGCGCCGGCGCCCAGCCCGACCCGCGCATCACCTCCCGCGGCCCGCGCCAGATGGCGACGACCGAGAACCTGATGCTGACCGGCGACGAGAACATCCTCGATGTCGGCTTCGTCGTGTTCTGGCAGGTCGCCGACGCGGTGAAGTACGTCTTCAACGTGCCCAATCCGGACGAGACGGTGAAGGCGGCCGCCGAATCGGCGATGCGCCAGGTGATCGGCCGCTCGCAGCTGCAGTTCGCGCAGACCGAGGGCCGCAGCCGCATCGAGCTGGAGACGCGCGAGGAGATCCAGCGCATGCTCGACAGCTACGGCGCCGGCATCCGCATCACCCAGCTGCAGCTGCGCCAGTCCGACCCGCCTTCCCAGGTGATCGCCGATTTCCGCGACGTGCAGGCGGCCCGCGCCGACAAGGAGCGCCGCATCAACGAGGCCAACGGCTACCGCAACGAGATCCTGCCGCGCGCCAAGGGCGAGGCCGAGACCATCGTCCAGGCGGCCGAAGCCTACCGCACCGAGATCCTCAACCGCGCCCAGGGCGACGCCCAGCGCTTCATCTCGGTCTACACCCAGTACAGCGTGGCCCGGGACATCACGACGCAGCGCATCTACCTCGAGACCATGGAGCAGGTCCTGCGCAACGTGAACAAGGTGCTGATCGACAAGAACGGCGGCGGGGTCGTGCCCTACCTGCCGTTGCCGGAGCTCAGGCGCCTGCAGGGCGCCCCCGAGCCCGCGCCGCAGCAGGCGACCCAGGGAGCCACGCGATGA
- the hflC gene encoding protease modulator HflC, giving the protein MSPRSVALIVVVGLLAILLQQSFFIVDPTKQALVTQFGAIVGKPRSEPGLYFKWPLVQDVVKIEKRLLHIEAEEFELIAGDQKRLVVDAFARYRITDPLKYYQSTGNNEILFRGQLSNLINGNIRRELGTVPLQAVLSERRAQVMREITDMVQGAALRDYGVEVVDVRIKRADLPQANSEAVFNRMKTQRQQEARQLRAEGDEENQRIRANADRERTVLLSEARRRAEVLRGEGDATAIKVYAEAFGRDPQFYAFYRSMEAYRQALAGNGTTMVLSPDSEFFRYFGSITGKPPEGDRK; this is encoded by the coding sequence ATGAGCCCCCGTTCCGTCGCCCTGATCGTCGTCGTCGGCCTGCTGGCGATCCTGCTCCAGCAGTCCTTCTTCATCGTCGATCCGACCAAGCAGGCGCTGGTGACCCAGTTCGGCGCCATCGTCGGCAAGCCGCGTTCCGAGCCCGGCCTCTACTTCAAGTGGCCGCTGGTGCAGGACGTGGTGAAGATCGAGAAGCGCCTGCTGCACATCGAGGCCGAGGAGTTCGAGCTGATCGCCGGCGACCAGAAGCGCCTGGTGGTCGACGCCTTCGCCCGTTACCGCATCACCGATCCGCTGAAGTACTATCAGTCGACCGGCAACAACGAGATCCTGTTCCGCGGCCAGCTCAGCAACCTCATCAACGGCAACATCCGCCGCGAGCTGGGCACCGTGCCGCTGCAGGCCGTGCTGTCGGAGCGCCGCGCGCAGGTCATGCGCGAGATCACCGACATGGTGCAGGGCGCCGCCCTGCGCGACTACGGCGTCGAGGTGGTCGACGTCCGGATCAAGCGTGCGGACCTGCCGCAGGCCAACTCCGAGGCGGTGTTCAACCGCATGAAGACCCAGCGCCAGCAGGAGGCCCGCCAGCTGCGCGCCGAGGGCGACGAGGAGAACCAGCGCATCCGCGCCAACGCCGACCGCGAGCGCACCGTGCTGCTCTCGGAGGCCCGCCGCAGGGCCGAGGTGCTGCGCGGCGAGGGCGACGCCACGGCGATCAAGGTCTATGCCGAGGCGTTCGGCCGCGATCCGCAGTTCTATGCCTTCTACCGCTCGATGGAGGCCTACCGGCAGGCGCTCGCCGGCAACGGCACGACCATGGTGCTGAGCCCGGACAGCGAGTTCTTCCGGTATTTCGGCTCGATCACCGGCAAGCCGCCGGAGGGCGACAGGAAGTAA
- a CDS encoding IS1182 family transposase yields the protein MADKELFSGLAEMKAPEVKVGGRPRMREPERRQVALRAVDLDSLLAADHPARVIWAYVERLDLSVLEDAIEAREHTPGQAPPSPHLLVALWLYATSQGVGSARALARLCESCDAYRWLCGGVSLNHHGLSDFRSGNGELLDRLLSENVATLSASGVIDLDEVTQDGVRVRASAGAASFRRRKTLHKELRKAQRLVARLKGELDADPEASSRRIKAAQQRAAREREARVAAALDKLAELEAERQRRARTHAKQVKKQKPPRASTSDAQARVMKMADGGFRPAYNCQLATVSQGQIIVDLDVDTTGSDRGLLRPMLENLHQRQSHWPRRYLADGGFHNNDDTEWAAGHGVLVHVPATENKHKSDPYAPRPDDGPGVAAWRRRMRSARGKAVYKRRTMGECINARARQWGLRQFLVRGVEKVRTVLLWFALANNILAAHRLKAATP from the coding sequence ATGGCCGACAAGGAATTGTTCAGCGGGCTTGCCGAGATGAAGGCACCGGAAGTGAAGGTCGGCGGCAGGCCGCGGATGCGCGAGCCGGAGCGCCGGCAGGTGGCGCTGCGGGCGGTGGATCTCGACAGCCTGCTGGCGGCGGACCACCCGGCACGGGTGATCTGGGCCTATGTCGAGCGGCTGGACCTCAGCGTTCTGGAGGACGCCATCGAGGCGCGCGAGCACACGCCGGGCCAGGCGCCGCCGAGCCCGCATCTGCTGGTGGCGCTGTGGCTCTACGCGACGAGCCAGGGCGTGGGCAGCGCGCGGGCGCTGGCGCGGCTGTGCGAGAGCTGTGACGCCTATCGCTGGCTGTGCGGCGGGGTGAGCCTGAACCATCACGGCCTGTCCGACTTCCGCAGCGGCAATGGCGAGCTGCTCGACCGGCTGCTGAGCGAGAACGTCGCGACGCTGTCGGCCAGCGGCGTGATCGATCTCGACGAGGTGACGCAGGACGGCGTGCGGGTGCGCGCCAGCGCCGGCGCCGCCTCGTTCCGCCGGCGCAAGACGCTGCACAAGGAACTCAGGAAGGCGCAGCGGCTCGTGGCCCGGCTCAAGGGCGAGCTCGACGCGGATCCCGAGGCCAGCAGCCGGCGCATCAAGGCGGCGCAGCAGCGCGCCGCGCGCGAACGCGAGGCGCGCGTCGCGGCCGCGCTGGACAAGCTGGCCGAGCTCGAGGCCGAGCGCCAGCGGCGCGCCAGGACGCACGCCAAGCAGGTCAAGAAGCAGAAGCCGCCGCGCGCCTCGACCAGCGACGCCCAGGCGCGCGTCATGAAGATGGCCGATGGCGGCTTCCGGCCGGCCTACAACTGCCAGCTCGCCACCGTCTCCCAGGGCCAGATCATCGTCGACCTCGATGTCGACACCACCGGTTCCGATCGCGGCCTGCTGCGCCCCATGCTGGAGAACCTGCACCAGCGCCAAAGCCACTGGCCGCGCCGCTACCTGGCCGATGGCGGCTTCCACAACAACGACGACACCGAGTGGGCCGCCGGGCACGGCGTCCTCGTCCACGTCCCCGCCACCGAGAACAAGCACAAGAGCGACCCCTACGCGCCGCGGCCCGACGACGGGCCCGGCGTCGCCGCCTGGCGCCGCCGCATGAGGAGCGCCCGCGGCAAGGCCGTCTACAAGCGCCGCACCATGGGCGAATGCATCAACGCCCGCGCCCGACAATGGGGGCTCAGGCAGTTCCTCGTCCGCGGCGTCGAGAAGGTCCGAACCGTCCTGCTCTGGTTCGCCCTCGCCAACAACATCCTCGCCGCCCACCGCCTCAAGGCCGCCACACCATGA
- a CDS encoding DegQ family serine endoprotease, producing the protein MGDVQDGRRYRCDIPHPSRFARHLPPPGEGKAFRVQLPLQECHHHESFSVRPACAAAPHLRHLGPPCRTIGQWVSTRSRRAVFGPAGNPRRLVVSITSVLSSADLRGGGSVRGVYSLVRATAFAVAGAFALLVVLPAGARAAPPSFADLAERLLPAVVNIATTQTAAADRQRPRDMPQAPPGSPLEELFREFFRDRPGQGPSQPRRGTSLGSGFIIDPQGYIVTNNHVIDGADEITVQLHDDTQLKAKLIGRDTLIDIAVLKVEPPNKKPLPFVKFGDSDKTRIGDWVVAIGNPFGLGGTVTAGIVSARAREIGGRYDDYIQTDASINKGNSGGPLFNMDGDVVGVNTAIFSPTGTSLGIGFSIPANIARSVADQLREFGKVRRGWIGVQIQGVSEDMVEPFGLDKARGALVAGLTPNGPAEKGGLKQRDVVLSFNGKDVADSRKLPRIVADTRVGDTVEVVVQRAGKRQTLRIKVGELEEPDKQVASAPGRSRPGGPPKDPDPPGTIEPFGLTVSRLTDQLREKYNLGDAQKGVVVIAIADGSPAAQKGIKVGDLVLEIALQEVSSPSEMKAKVDELVKQKKKAAVLLVESKGDPRFVALRLEK; encoded by the coding sequence ATGGGGGATGTCCAAGACGGACGGCGGTATCGTTGCGACATCCCCCATCCGTCGCGCTTCGCGCGCCACCTTCCCCCTCCGGGGGAAGGCAAGGCGTTCCGCGTTCAACTACCGTTGCAAGAATGTCACCATCACGAAAGTTTTAGCGTTCGTCCCGCATGCGCGGCCGCGCCACATTTGCGCCACCTCGGCCCCCCATGTAGGACTATCGGTCAATGGGTTTCGACGCGTTCCCGGCGGGCGGTTTTCGGCCCGGCAGGGAACCCTCGGAGGCTAGTCGTGAGCATCACATCCGTCTTGTCATCGGCCGACCTCCGGGGAGGGGGATCGGTTCGCGGCGTTTATTCCCTGGTCCGCGCCACAGCGTTCGCCGTCGCCGGCGCCTTCGCCCTGCTGGTCGTCCTGCCGGCAGGCGCGCGCGCCGCGCCGCCCAGCTTCGCCGACCTCGCCGAGAGGCTGTTGCCGGCCGTGGTGAACATCGCCACCACGCAGACCGCCGCGGCCGACCGCCAGCGCCCGCGCGACATGCCGCAGGCGCCGCCGGGCTCGCCGCTCGAGGAGCTGTTCCGCGAGTTCTTCCGCGACCGCCCGGGGCAGGGCCCCAGCCAGCCGCGCCGCGGCACCTCGCTGGGCTCGGGCTTCATCATCGACCCGCAGGGCTACATCGTCACCAATAACCACGTCATCGACGGCGCCGACGAGATCACGGTGCAACTGCACGACGACACGCAGCTCAAGGCCAAGCTGATCGGCCGCGACACGCTGATCGACATCGCCGTGCTCAAGGTCGAGCCACCCAACAAGAAGCCGTTGCCGTTCGTGAAGTTCGGCGACTCCGACAAGACCCGCATCGGCGACTGGGTGGTGGCGATCGGCAACCCGTTCGGCCTCGGCGGCACCGTCACCGCCGGCATCGTCTCGGCGCGCGCGCGCGAGATCGGCGGCAGGTACGACGACTACATCCAGACCGACGCCTCGATCAACAAGGGCAATTCCGGCGGCCCGCTGTTCAACATGGACGGCGATGTCGTCGGCGTGAACACGGCGATCTTCTCGCCCACCGGCACCAGCCTGGGCATCGGTTTCTCGATCCCGGCCAACATCGCCCGGTCGGTCGCTGACCAGCTGCGCGAGTTCGGCAAGGTGCGCCGCGGCTGGATCGGCGTGCAGATCCAGGGCGTGTCGGAGGACATGGTCGAGCCGTTCGGGCTCGACAAGGCCCGCGGCGCGCTGGTCGCCGGGCTGACGCCCAATGGTCCCGCCGAGAAGGGCGGGCTGAAGCAGCGCGACGTCGTGCTGAGCTTCAATGGCAAGGACGTCGCGGATTCGCGCAAGCTGCCGCGCATCGTCGCCGACACCCGGGTGGGCGACACCGTCGAGGTCGTGGTCCAGCGCGCCGGCAAGCGCCAGACGCTGCGCATCAAGGTCGGCGAGCTCGAGGAGCCGGACAAGCAGGTAGCCTCGGCGCCCGGCCGCAGCCGACCGGGCGGGCCGCCGAAGGATCCCGACCCGCCGGGCACGATCGAGCCGTTCGGACTCACCGTCTCGCGTCTCACCGACCAGCTGAGGGAGAAGTACAATCTCGGCGACGCGCAGAAGGGCGTCGTGGTGATCGCCATTGCCGATGGCAGCCCGGCCGCGCAGAAGGGCATCAAGGTCGGCGACCTCGTGCTCGAGATCGCGCTGCAGGAAGTCTCCTCGCCATCGGAGATGAAGGCCAAGGTCGACGAGCTGGTGAAGCAGAAGAAGAAGGCCGCCGTGCTGCTCGTCGAGAGCAAGGGCGATCCGCGCTTCGTGGCGCTGCGGCTCGAGAAGTAG
- the glk gene encoding glucokinase — protein MTGIAGSILCGDIGGTNARLALLADGAMGAVATLAVADHPDLASAIRAFLGKHPDVDGALLAVAGPVTDGRCVLTNSGWVVDAAELKPALRAEWVSVVNDFEAQAWALPTLGASDLVSLGGGPIRPDQPMAMIGPGTGLGMACLMPNGTVIVSEGGHATLAAGDDREAAALAWLRRGFDHVSAERVLSGDGMENLHAALAAIDGVAHTHRESVVITAAALDGSCARSAETVDRFCAILGSVAGDLALLFGARGGVFVTGGIAPAILPALARSAFRARFEAKGRFRDWLAPIATSVVTRPNAAFAGIAARLASGRRD, from the coding sequence ATGACCGGCATCGCGGGCTCCATCCTCTGCGGCGACATCGGCGGCACCAACGCCCGCCTGGCGCTGCTCGCCGATGGCGCGATGGGCGCCGTCGCGACCCTGGCGGTGGCCGACCATCCGGACCTCGCCTCGGCGATCCGGGCCTTCCTCGGCAAGCATCCCGACGTCGACGGCGCCCTGCTGGCGGTCGCCGGCCCGGTGACCGACGGGCGCTGCGTGCTCACCAACAGTGGCTGGGTGGTCGACGCCGCCGAGCTCAAGCCGGCGCTGCGCGCCGAGTGGGTATCCGTGGTCAACGACTTCGAGGCCCAGGCCTGGGCCTTGCCGACGCTGGGTGCGAGCGACCTGGTATCCCTGGGCGGCGGCCCGATCCGGCCGGACCAGCCGATGGCGATGATCGGGCCGGGCACCGGCCTGGGCATGGCGTGCCTGATGCCCAACGGCACCGTCATCGTCTCCGAGGGCGGCCACGCTACCCTGGCGGCGGGCGACGATCGCGAAGCGGCGGCACTCGCCTGGCTGCGGCGCGGCTTCGATCACGTCTCGGCCGAGCGCGTCCTGTCCGGTGACGGCATGGAGAACCTGCACGCCGCGCTCGCGGCGATCGACGGCGTCGCGCACACGCACCGCGAGTCGGTCGTCATCACCGCGGCCGCGCTCGACGGCTCCTGCGCGCGCAGCGCCGAGACCGTCGACCGGTTCTGCGCCATTCTCGGTTCGGTGGCCGGCGACCTGGCGCTGCTGTTCGGCGCGCGCGGCGGTGTGTTCGTCACCGGCGGCATCGCACCGGCGATCCTGCCGGCGTTGGCGCGCTCGGCCTTCCGCGCCCGCTTCGAGGCCAAGGGCCGCTTCCGCGACTGGCTGGCGCCGATCGCGACCTCGGTCGTGACGCGCCCCAACGCCGCCTTCGCCGGCATCGCCGCAAGGCTGGCGTCGGGGCGCCGCGACTGA
- a CDS encoding NADP-dependent oxidoreductase, which translates to MAANTRIVLASRPTGDVTAANFRTESAEIPAAGDGEVVVRSRYLSLDPYMRPRMSELRSYVPPFELDQPLTGGAVGEIVESKNPKLAVGDTVVGLLDWAHYTRHSGAGLRKIDPAAAPLPAHLGILGMPGYTAWHGIVRIGQPREGETVFVSAATGAVGQLAGQLAKLRGARVVGCAGDDAKCDWAVKELGYDACFNHRRESDYGAVLDRLCPKGIDVDFENVGGDIMHAVFARMNNFGRMVFCGAISEYQDATPRPGPEKMFSIVQKRLRIEGFIVSDHIAGMGEFVSEVGGLLKAGGIRHRESVVDGLEKAPAAFMGLLKGENFGKLIVKIA; encoded by the coding sequence ATGGCCGCCAACACCCGCATCGTGCTCGCCAGTCGCCCCACCGGCGACGTCACGGCCGCCAACTTCCGGACCGAGAGCGCCGAGATTCCGGCGGCCGGGGACGGCGAGGTCGTCGTGCGCTCGCGCTACCTCTCGCTCGATCCCTACATGCGCCCGCGCATGAGCGAGCTGCGCTCCTACGTGCCGCCCTTCGAGCTCGACCAGCCGCTGACCGGCGGCGCCGTCGGCGAAATCGTCGAGTCGAAGAACCCGAAACTCGCCGTCGGCGACACCGTGGTCGGCCTGCTCGACTGGGCGCACTACACCCGGCACTCGGGTGCCGGCCTGCGCAAGATCGATCCCGCCGCCGCGCCCTTGCCCGCGCATCTCGGCATCCTCGGCATGCCCGGCTACACCGCCTGGCATGGCATCGTCCGCATCGGTCAGCCCAGGGAAGGCGAGACCGTGTTCGTCTCCGCCGCCACCGGCGCGGTCGGCCAGCTCGCCGGCCAGCTGGCGAAGCTGCGCGGCGCGCGCGTCGTGGGCTGCGCCGGCGACGACGCCAAGTGCGACTGGGCGGTCAAGGAACTGGGCTACGATGCCTGCTTCAATCACCGCCGCGAGAGCGACTACGGCGCGGTGCTCGACCGGCTCTGCCCCAAGGGCATCGACGTCGATTTCGAGAATGTCGGCGGCGACATCATGCACGCCGTCTTCGCGCGCATGAACAATTTCGGCCGCATGGTCTTCTGCGGCGCGATCTCCGAGTACCAGGACGCCACGCCGCGGCCCGGGCCGGAGAAGATGTTCTCGATCGTTCAGAAGCGCCTGCGCATCGAGGGCTTCATCGTCTCCGACCATATCGCCGGCATGGGCGAGTTCGTCAGCGAGGTCGGCGGGCTCCTGAAGGCCGGCGGGATCCGCCATCGCGAGAGCGTGGTCGACGGGCTGGAGAAGGCGCCGGCGGCGTTCATGGGCCTGCTCAAGGGCGAGAACTTCGGCAAGCTGATCGTGAAGATCGCTTAA
- a CDS encoding DUF4892 domain-containing protein translates to MRAFRIVMLAACAAMSATAASAQIDLSRDIAGARDHPLIPRYQGSVIFGYKVERYVEATMPLGPATKSIEARRGFERVEKLEGPRTRILYLAPPQRTSLEVYRNYRNALEKQGFATVYECRADECGVQIEDAIYYDSKERQITGNQVAEHAFTMGVEDPRLWVGKLDRREGPLWVLVFAGHSGNSADSRAGNRVSVLVDIVDKGAMEQRMVTVDAGEIATNLGRDGRQVIYGILFDFDKADIKPESKPQLEQMAALMKTNPALKVFIVGHTDNQGGIEHNLGLSQRRAESVVRALSTQYGIPAARMAARGLGPFAPVATNDTEDGRARNRRVEIVKQ, encoded by the coding sequence ATGAGGGCGTTTCGTATCGTGATGCTGGCAGCCTGCGCCGCCATGTCCGCCACGGCGGCGTCGGCGCAGATCGACCTGTCGCGCGATATCGCCGGCGCCAGGGACCATCCGCTGATCCCGCGCTACCAGGGCTCGGTGATCTTCGGCTACAAGGTCGAGCGCTACGTCGAGGCCACCATGCCGCTGGGCCCGGCGACCAAGTCGATCGAGGCCAGGCGCGGCTTCGAGCGGGTCGAGAAGCTCGAGGGGCCGCGCACGCGCATCCTCTACCTCGCGCCGCCGCAGCGCACGTCGCTGGAGGTCTACCGAAACTACCGCAACGCGCTGGAGAAGCAGGGCTTCGCCACGGTCTACGAATGCCGCGCCGACGAGTGCGGCGTGCAGATCGAGGACGCGATCTACTACGATTCGAAGGAGCGGCAGATCACCGGCAACCAGGTGGCCGAGCACGCCTTCACCATGGGCGTCGAGGATCCGCGCCTGTGGGTCGGCAAGCTCGACCGCCGCGAAGGGCCGCTGTGGGTGCTGGTCTTCGCCGGCCATTCCGGCAACTCCGCCGACAGCCGCGCCGGCAATCGCGTGAGCGTGCTGGTCGACATCGTCGACAAGGGCGCGATGGAACAGCGCATGGTCACGGTCGACGCCGGGGAGATCGCGACCAATCTCGGCCGCGACGGTCGGCAGGTGATCTACGGGATCCTGTTCGACTTCGACAAGGCCGACATCAAGCCGGAGTCCAAGCCGCAGCTCGAGCAGATGGCGGCTCTGATGAAGACCAATCCGGCGCTCAAGGTCTTCATCGTCGGCCACACCGACAACCAGGGCGGCATCGAGCACAATCTCGGCCTCTCGCAGCGCCGGGCGGAGTCGGTGGTGCGGGCGCTCTCGACGCAGTACGGCATCCCGGCGGCGCGCATGGCGGCGCGCGGCCTGGGCCCCTTCGCGCCGGTGGCGACCAACGACACCGAGGACGGCCGCGCCAGGAACCGGCGCGTCGAGATCGTCAAGCAATAG